The Rattus rattus isolate New Zealand chromosome 1, Rrattus_CSIRO_v1, whole genome shotgun sequence genome includes a region encoding these proteins:
- the Mbd6 gene encoding methyl-CpG-binding domain protein 6 isoform X2, producing MNGGNESSAADRAGGPAATAVPIGWQRCVREGAVYYISPSGTELSSLEQTRSYLLSDGTCKCGLECPLNVPKVFNFDPLAPVTPGGAGVGPASEEDMTKLCNHRRKAVAMATLYRSMETTCSHSSPGEGASPQMFHTVSPGPASVRPSCRVPPTTPLNGGPGSIPQEPPSVPQAFPPLTGPAGLFPPRLPDPVPSAGSSSPCFLPRGNAPSPAPPPPSAISLNAPSYNWGASLRSNLVPSDLGSPPAPHASSSPPSDSPLFHCSDALTPPPVPPSNNLPGPPGPPGPSTQPPVSSATMHLPLVLGSLGGGPTVEGPGAPPFLASSLLSAAAKAQQPQLPPPSTLQGRRPRAQAPSASHASPRPSQRRPRRPPTVLRLLEGGGPQSPRRSRPRAPAPVPQPFPLPEPSQPILPSVLSLLGLPTPGPSHSDGSFNLLGSDAHLPPPPALSSGSPPQPRHPIQPSLPGTTSGSLSSVPGAPAPPAASKAPVVPSPVLQSPCDKGLGLGAGPACPLPPLAGEEAFPFPSPEQGLALSGAGFPGMLGALPLPLSLGQPPPSPLLSHSLFGVLAGAGQPPPEPLLPPPGGPGPPLAPGEPEGPSLLVASLLSPPPSDLLPPPSAPPSNLLASFLPLLALGPTAGDGEGSAEGAGGPNGEPFSGLGDLPPLLFPPLSAPPTLIALNSALLAASLDPPSGTPPQPCVLSAPQPGPPTSSVTTATTDQGASSLGKAPSNSGRPPQLLSPLLSASLLGDLSSLTSSPGTLPSLLQPPGPLISSQLGLQLLPGGGAPPTLSEASSPLACLLQSLQIPPEQPDAPCLPPESPASALEPEPARPPLSALAPPHGSPDPPVPELLTGRGSGKRGRRGGGGLRGINGETRPGRGRKPGSRREPGRLALKWGTRGGFNGQMERSPRRTHHWQHNGELAEGGAEPKDPPLPGPHSEDLKVPPGIVRKSRRGRRRKYNPARNSSSSSRQDVTLEPSPTTRAAVPLPPRARPGRPAKNKRRKLAP from the exons ATGAATGGAGGGAATGAGAGCAGTGCAGCAGACAGAGCCGGGGGCCCTGCGGCCACGGCTGTCCCCATCGGGTGGCAGCGCTGTGTACGAGAAGGTGCTGTGTACTATATCAG CCCAAGTGGCACAGAGCTGTCTTCCTTGGAGCAAACCCGTAGCTACCTCCTCAGCGATGGGACCTGCAAGTGCGGTCTGGAGTGTCCACTCAATGTACCCAAG GTTTTCAACTTTGACCCTCTGGCCCCGGTGACCccgggtggggctggggtggggcctgCATCGGAGGAGGACATGACCAAGCTGTGCAACCACAGGCGGAaagctgttgccatggcaactctGTACCGCAGCATGGAGACCACCTGCTCACACTCTTCTCCTG GAGAGGGAGCAAGCCCCCAAATGTTCCACACTGTGTCCCCAGGGCCCGCCTCTGTCCGCCCTTCTTGTCGAGTTCCTCCTACAACTCCACTTAATGGGGGTCCTGGCTCCATTCCCCAAGAACCACCTTCAGTTCCCCAGGCCTTCCCTCCTCTAACAGGCCCTGCAGGGCTCTTTCCACCCCGGCTTCCTGATCCAGTTCCttctgcaggcagcagcagcccTTGTTTCCTTCCAAGAGGCAATgctccctctccagccccacctcctccaTCTGCGATCAGCCTCAATGCCCCCTCCTACAACTGGGGAGCTTCCCTCCGATCCAACCTGGTGCCCTCTGACCTGGGCTCTCCTCCAGCCCCTCATGCCTCCTCTTCACCACCTTCAGACTCTCCTCTCTTCCACTGTAGTGATGCCTTAACACCTCCTCCCGTGCCCCCAAGCAATAATCTCCCTGGTCCCCCTGGTCCCCctggtcccagcactcagccaCCAGTGTCTTCAGCCACTATGCACCTGCCCTTGGTCCTGGGATCCTTGGGAGGGGGCCCCACAGTGGAGGGGCCTGGGGCACCCCCATTCCTTGCTAGCAGCCTGCTCTCTGCAGCAGCCAAGGCCCAGCAGCCCCAGCTGCCCCCTCCCAGCACTTTACAGGGCCGAAGGCCCCGTGCCCAGGCCCCCTCAGCTTCCCATGCATCACCCCGTCCCTCTCAGCGGCGTCCTCGCCGGCCCCCAACTGTCTTGAGGTTGCTAGAAGGGGGAGGCCCTCAAAGCCCTAGACGGAGCCGTCCTCGGGCCCCTGCTCCTGTCCCtcagccctttcctctcccagaGCCGTCCCAGCCTATTCTCCCCTCTGTGCTGTCCCTACTGGGACTCCCCACCCCTGGCCCTTCCCACTCGGATGGAAGCTTTAACCTTTTGGGGTCAGATGcacaccttcctcctcccccagccctctCCTCAGGGAGCCCTCCCCAGCCCAGGCACCCCATTCAGCCCTCTCTGCCTGGGACCACCAGTGGCAGCCTCAGCAGTGTGCCAG gTGCCCCTGCCCCACCAGCTGCCTCCAAAGCCCCCGTAGTTCCCAGCCCTGTGCTTCAAAGCCCATGTGACaaagggctggggttgggggcaggcccagcctgccctctgcctcccttggCTGGTGAAGAGGCTTTCCCTTTCCCCAGCCCTGAGCAGGGCCTGGCGCTCAGCGGAGCTGGCTTCCCGGGGATGCTGGGGGCCTTGCCTCTCCCTCTGAGTCTGGGACAGCCTCCACCTTCTCCATTACTTAGCCACAGTTTATTTGGTGTGCTGGCTGGGGCAGGGCAGCCTCCTCCTGAGCCCCTGCTGCCCCCACCAGGGGGACCTGGCCCTCCCTTAGCCCCAGGCGAGCCCGAAGGGCCTTCACTCTTGGTGGCTTCTCTGCTCTCACCACCCCCTTCCgacctcctcccccctccttctgcaCCCCCTAGCAACCTCCTTGCCTCTTTTCTGCCCCTGTTGGCCCTGGGCCCCACAGCTGGGGATGGAGAAGGATCTGCAGAGGGAGCTGGGGGTCCAAATGGGGAGCCATTTTCAGGTTTGGGAGACCTGCCTCCCCTACTATTCCCCCCACTTTCAGCCCCACCCACCCTCATAGCTTTAAATTCTGCgctgctggctgccagcctggaTCCCCCATCGGGGACACCCCCCCAG CCCTGTGTCCTGAGTGCCCCCCAACCTGGACCACCTACCTCCAGTGTCACCACGGCAACTACTGACCAGGGGGCCTCCTCTCTGGGCAAGGCCCCCTCCAACTCAGGGAGACCCCCTCAACTTCTTAGCCCTCTGCTGAGTGCCAGCCTGCTGG GTGATCTGTCTTCACTGACCAGCAGCCCTGGAACCCTCCCCAGCCTGTTGCAGCCTCCTGGCCCTCTTATTTCCAGCCAGTTAGGACTGCAGCTCCTCCCTGGGGGGGGAGCGCCTCCCACCCTATCAGAGGCCTCTAGTCCCCTAGCCTGCCTGCTACAGAGTCTCCAG ATCCCTCCAGAGCAGCCAGACGCTCCTTGTCTGCCCCCTGAGAGCCCCGCCTCAGCCCTCGAACCGGAGCCTGCCCGGCCTCCCCTCAGTGCCTTAGCCCCACCCCATGGTTCTCCTGACCCCCCAGTCCCTGAGCTGCTCACTGGGAGGGGGTCAGGGAAACGGGGccggaggggaggagggggacttAGGGGCATTAACGGTGAGACCAGGCCTGGCAGAGGCCGAAAGCCGGGCAGCCGCCGAGAGCCTGGCCGGCTGGCACTCAAGTGGGGGACACGTGGTGGCTTCAATGGACAAATGGAACGGTCCCCAAGAAGGACTCACCATTGGCAGCATAATGGGGAGCTAGCTGAAGGGGGTGCTGAGCCCAAGGATCCACCCCTTCCTGGGCCCCATTCTGAGGACCTTAAG GTGCCCCCGGGGATAGTCAGAAAGTCTCGTCGTGGCCGGAGGAGAAAATACAA CCCTGCccggaacagcagcagcagctcccgCCAGGACGTTACCTTGGAGCCCAGCCCTACAACCCGA GCGgctgtccctctgcctccccggGCCCGCCCTGGACGTCCTGCCAAAAATAAGAGGAGGAAACTGGCCCCATAG
- the Mbd6 gene encoding methyl-CpG-binding domain protein 6 isoform X1: MNGGNESSAADRAGGPAATAVPIGWQRCVREGAVYYISPSGTELSSLEQTRSYLLSDGTCKCGLECPLNVPKVFNFDPLAPVTPGGAGVGPASEEDMTKLCNHRRKAVAMATLYRSMETTCSHSSPGEGASPQMFHTVSPGPASVRPSCRVPPTTPLNGGPGSIPQEPPSVPQAFPPLTGPAGLFPPRLPDPVPSAGSSSPCFLPRGNAPSPAPPPPSAISLNAPSYNWGASLRSNLVPSDLGSPPAPHASSSPPSDSPLFHCSDALTPPPVPPSNNLPGPPGPPGPSTQPPVSSATMHLPLVLGSLGGGPTVEGPGAPPFLASSLLSAAAKAQQPQLPPPSTLQGRRPRAQAPSASHASPRPSQRRPRRPPTVLRLLEGGGPQSPRRSRPRAPAPVPQPFPLPEPSQPILPSVLSLLGLPTPGPSHSDGSFNLLGSDAHLPPPPALSSGSPPQPRHPIQPSLPGTTSGSLSSVPGAPAPPAASKAPVVPSPVLQSPCDKGLGLGAGPACPLPPLAGEEAFPFPSPEQGLALSGAGFPGMLGALPLPLSLGQPPPSPLLSHSLFGVLAGAGQPPPEPLLPPPGGPGPPLAPGEPEGPSLLVASLLSPPPSDLLPPPSAPPSNLLASFLPLLALGPTAGDGEGSAEGAGGPNGEPFSGLGDLPPLLFPPLSAPPTLIALNSALLAASLDPPSGTPPQPCVLSAPQPGPPTSSVTTATTDQGASSLGKAPSNSGRPPQLLSPLLSASLLGDLSSLTSSPGTLPSLLQPPGPLISSQLGLQLLPGGGAPPTLSEASSPLACLLQSLQQIPPEQPDAPCLPPESPASALEPEPARPPLSALAPPHGSPDPPVPELLTGRGSGKRGRRGGGGLRGINGETRPGRGRKPGSRREPGRLALKWGTRGGFNGQMERSPRRTHHWQHNGELAEGGAEPKDPPLPGPHSEDLKVPPGIVRKSRRGRRRKYNPARNSSSSSRQDVTLEPSPTTRAAVPLPPRARPGRPAKNKRRKLAP, translated from the exons ATGAATGGAGGGAATGAGAGCAGTGCAGCAGACAGAGCCGGGGGCCCTGCGGCCACGGCTGTCCCCATCGGGTGGCAGCGCTGTGTACGAGAAGGTGCTGTGTACTATATCAG CCCAAGTGGCACAGAGCTGTCTTCCTTGGAGCAAACCCGTAGCTACCTCCTCAGCGATGGGACCTGCAAGTGCGGTCTGGAGTGTCCACTCAATGTACCCAAG GTTTTCAACTTTGACCCTCTGGCCCCGGTGACCccgggtggggctggggtggggcctgCATCGGAGGAGGACATGACCAAGCTGTGCAACCACAGGCGGAaagctgttgccatggcaactctGTACCGCAGCATGGAGACCACCTGCTCACACTCTTCTCCTG GAGAGGGAGCAAGCCCCCAAATGTTCCACACTGTGTCCCCAGGGCCCGCCTCTGTCCGCCCTTCTTGTCGAGTTCCTCCTACAACTCCACTTAATGGGGGTCCTGGCTCCATTCCCCAAGAACCACCTTCAGTTCCCCAGGCCTTCCCTCCTCTAACAGGCCCTGCAGGGCTCTTTCCACCCCGGCTTCCTGATCCAGTTCCttctgcaggcagcagcagcccTTGTTTCCTTCCAAGAGGCAATgctccctctccagccccacctcctccaTCTGCGATCAGCCTCAATGCCCCCTCCTACAACTGGGGAGCTTCCCTCCGATCCAACCTGGTGCCCTCTGACCTGGGCTCTCCTCCAGCCCCTCATGCCTCCTCTTCACCACCTTCAGACTCTCCTCTCTTCCACTGTAGTGATGCCTTAACACCTCCTCCCGTGCCCCCAAGCAATAATCTCCCTGGTCCCCCTGGTCCCCctggtcccagcactcagccaCCAGTGTCTTCAGCCACTATGCACCTGCCCTTGGTCCTGGGATCCTTGGGAGGGGGCCCCACAGTGGAGGGGCCTGGGGCACCCCCATTCCTTGCTAGCAGCCTGCTCTCTGCAGCAGCCAAGGCCCAGCAGCCCCAGCTGCCCCCTCCCAGCACTTTACAGGGCCGAAGGCCCCGTGCCCAGGCCCCCTCAGCTTCCCATGCATCACCCCGTCCCTCTCAGCGGCGTCCTCGCCGGCCCCCAACTGTCTTGAGGTTGCTAGAAGGGGGAGGCCCTCAAAGCCCTAGACGGAGCCGTCCTCGGGCCCCTGCTCCTGTCCCtcagccctttcctctcccagaGCCGTCCCAGCCTATTCTCCCCTCTGTGCTGTCCCTACTGGGACTCCCCACCCCTGGCCCTTCCCACTCGGATGGAAGCTTTAACCTTTTGGGGTCAGATGcacaccttcctcctcccccagccctctCCTCAGGGAGCCCTCCCCAGCCCAGGCACCCCATTCAGCCCTCTCTGCCTGGGACCACCAGTGGCAGCCTCAGCAGTGTGCCAG gTGCCCCTGCCCCACCAGCTGCCTCCAAAGCCCCCGTAGTTCCCAGCCCTGTGCTTCAAAGCCCATGTGACaaagggctggggttgggggcaggcccagcctgccctctgcctcccttggCTGGTGAAGAGGCTTTCCCTTTCCCCAGCCCTGAGCAGGGCCTGGCGCTCAGCGGAGCTGGCTTCCCGGGGATGCTGGGGGCCTTGCCTCTCCCTCTGAGTCTGGGACAGCCTCCACCTTCTCCATTACTTAGCCACAGTTTATTTGGTGTGCTGGCTGGGGCAGGGCAGCCTCCTCCTGAGCCCCTGCTGCCCCCACCAGGGGGACCTGGCCCTCCCTTAGCCCCAGGCGAGCCCGAAGGGCCTTCACTCTTGGTGGCTTCTCTGCTCTCACCACCCCCTTCCgacctcctcccccctccttctgcaCCCCCTAGCAACCTCCTTGCCTCTTTTCTGCCCCTGTTGGCCCTGGGCCCCACAGCTGGGGATGGAGAAGGATCTGCAGAGGGAGCTGGGGGTCCAAATGGGGAGCCATTTTCAGGTTTGGGAGACCTGCCTCCCCTACTATTCCCCCCACTTTCAGCCCCACCCACCCTCATAGCTTTAAATTCTGCgctgctggctgccagcctggaTCCCCCATCGGGGACACCCCCCCAG CCCTGTGTCCTGAGTGCCCCCCAACCTGGACCACCTACCTCCAGTGTCACCACGGCAACTACTGACCAGGGGGCCTCCTCTCTGGGCAAGGCCCCCTCCAACTCAGGGAGACCCCCTCAACTTCTTAGCCCTCTGCTGAGTGCCAGCCTGCTGG GTGATCTGTCTTCACTGACCAGCAGCCCTGGAACCCTCCCCAGCCTGTTGCAGCCTCCTGGCCCTCTTATTTCCAGCCAGTTAGGACTGCAGCTCCTCCCTGGGGGGGGAGCGCCTCCCACCCTATCAGAGGCCTCTAGTCCCCTAGCCTGCCTGCTACAGAGTCTCCAG CAGATCCCTCCAGAGCAGCCAGACGCTCCTTGTCTGCCCCCTGAGAGCCCCGCCTCAGCCCTCGAACCGGAGCCTGCCCGGCCTCCCCTCAGTGCCTTAGCCCCACCCCATGGTTCTCCTGACCCCCCAGTCCCTGAGCTGCTCACTGGGAGGGGGTCAGGGAAACGGGGccggaggggaggagggggacttAGGGGCATTAACGGTGAGACCAGGCCTGGCAGAGGCCGAAAGCCGGGCAGCCGCCGAGAGCCTGGCCGGCTGGCACTCAAGTGGGGGACACGTGGTGGCTTCAATGGACAAATGGAACGGTCCCCAAGAAGGACTCACCATTGGCAGCATAATGGGGAGCTAGCTGAAGGGGGTGCTGAGCCCAAGGATCCACCCCTTCCTGGGCCCCATTCTGAGGACCTTAAG GTGCCCCCGGGGATAGTCAGAAAGTCTCGTCGTGGCCGGAGGAGAAAATACAA CCCTGCccggaacagcagcagcagctcccgCCAGGACGTTACCTTGGAGCCCAGCCCTACAACCCGA GCGgctgtccctctgcctccccggGCCCGCCCTGGACGTCCTGCCAAAAATAAGAGGAGGAAACTGGCCCCATAG
- the Ddit3 gene encoding DNA damage-inducible transcript 3 protein encodes MAAESLPFAFETVSSWELEAWYEDLQEVLSSDEIGGTYISSPGNEEEESKTFTTLDPASLAWLTEEPGPAEVTSTSQSPRSPDSSQSSMAQEEEEEDQGRTRKRKQSGQCAARAGKQRMKEKEQENERKVAQLAEENERLKQEIERLTKEVETTRRALIDRMVSLHQA; translated from the exons ATGGCAGCTGAGTCTCTGCCTTTCGCCTTTGAGACAGTGTCCAGCTGGGAGCTGGAAGCCTGGTATGAGGATCTGCAGGAGGTCCTGTCCTCAGATGAAATTGGGGGCACCTATATCTCATCCCCAGGAAACGAAGAG gaagaatCAAAAACCTTCACTACTCTTGACCCTGCATCCCTAGCTTGGCTGACTGAGGAGCCAGGGCCAGCAGAGGTCACAAGCACCTCCCAAAGCCCTCGCTCTCCAGATTCCAGTCAGAGTTCTATggctcaggaggaagaagaggaagatcaAGGAAGAACTAGGAAACGGAAACAGAGTGGTCAGTGCGCAGCCCGGGCTGGGAAACAGCGCatgaaggagaaggagcaggagaatgAGAGGAAAGTGGCACAGCTTGCTGAAGAGAACGAGCGGCTCAAGCAGGAAATCGAGCGCCTGACCAAGGAGGTAGAGACCACACGGCGGGCTCTGATCGACCGCATGGTCAGTCTGCACCAAGCATGA
- the Mbd6 gene encoding methyl-CpG-binding domain protein 6 isoform X3, giving the protein MNGGNESSAADRAGGPAATAVPIGWQRCVREGAVYYISPSGTELSSLEQTRSYLLSDGTCKCGLECPLNVPKVFNFDPLAPVTPGGAGVGPASEEDMTKLCNHRRKAVAMATLYRSMETTCSHSSPGEGASPQMFHTVSPGPASVRPSCRVPPTTPLNGGPGSIPQEPPSVPQAFPPLTGPAGLFPPRLPDPVPSAGSSSPCFLPRGNAPSPAPPPPSAISLNAPSYNWGASLRSNLVPSDLGSPPAPHASSSPPSDSPLFHCSDALTPPPVPPSNNLPGPPGPPGPSTQPPVSSATMHLPLVLGSLGGGPTVEGPGAPPFLASSLLSAAAKAQQPQLPPPSTLQGRRPRAQAPSASHASPRPSQRRPRRPPTVLRLLEGGGPQSPRRSRPRAPAPVPQPFPLPEPSQPILPSVLSLLGLPTPGPSHSDGSFNLLGSDAHLPPPPALSSGSPPQPRHPIQPSLPGTTSGSLSSVPGAPAPPAASKAPVVPSPVLQSPCDKGLGLGAGPACPLPPLAGEEAFPFPSPEQGLALSGAGFPGMLGALPLPLSLGQPPPSPLLSHSLFGVLAGAGQPPPEPLLPPPGGPGPPLAPGEPEGPSLLVASLLSPPPSDLLPPPSAPPSNLLASFLPLLALGPTAGDGEGSAEGAGGPNGEPFSGLGDLPPLLFPPLSAPPTLIALNSALLAASLDPPSGTPPQPCVLSAPQPGPPTSSVTTATTDQGASSLGKAPSNSGRPPQLLSPLLSASLLGDLSSLTSSPGTLPSLLQPPGPLISSQLGLQLLPGGGAPPTLSEASSPLACLLQSLQQIPPEQPDAPCLPPESPASALEPEPARPPLSALAPPHGSPDPPVPELLTGRGSGKRGRRGGGGLRGINGETRPGRGRKPGSRREPGRLALKWGTRGGFNGQMERSPRRTHHWQHNGELAEGGAEPKDPPLPGPHSEDLKVPPGIVRKSRRGRRRKYKKSLTQPWEIHLVLGSCS; this is encoded by the exons ATGAATGGAGGGAATGAGAGCAGTGCAGCAGACAGAGCCGGGGGCCCTGCGGCCACGGCTGTCCCCATCGGGTGGCAGCGCTGTGTACGAGAAGGTGCTGTGTACTATATCAG CCCAAGTGGCACAGAGCTGTCTTCCTTGGAGCAAACCCGTAGCTACCTCCTCAGCGATGGGACCTGCAAGTGCGGTCTGGAGTGTCCACTCAATGTACCCAAG GTTTTCAACTTTGACCCTCTGGCCCCGGTGACCccgggtggggctggggtggggcctgCATCGGAGGAGGACATGACCAAGCTGTGCAACCACAGGCGGAaagctgttgccatggcaactctGTACCGCAGCATGGAGACCACCTGCTCACACTCTTCTCCTG GAGAGGGAGCAAGCCCCCAAATGTTCCACACTGTGTCCCCAGGGCCCGCCTCTGTCCGCCCTTCTTGTCGAGTTCCTCCTACAACTCCACTTAATGGGGGTCCTGGCTCCATTCCCCAAGAACCACCTTCAGTTCCCCAGGCCTTCCCTCCTCTAACAGGCCCTGCAGGGCTCTTTCCACCCCGGCTTCCTGATCCAGTTCCttctgcaggcagcagcagcccTTGTTTCCTTCCAAGAGGCAATgctccctctccagccccacctcctccaTCTGCGATCAGCCTCAATGCCCCCTCCTACAACTGGGGAGCTTCCCTCCGATCCAACCTGGTGCCCTCTGACCTGGGCTCTCCTCCAGCCCCTCATGCCTCCTCTTCACCACCTTCAGACTCTCCTCTCTTCCACTGTAGTGATGCCTTAACACCTCCTCCCGTGCCCCCAAGCAATAATCTCCCTGGTCCCCCTGGTCCCCctggtcccagcactcagccaCCAGTGTCTTCAGCCACTATGCACCTGCCCTTGGTCCTGGGATCCTTGGGAGGGGGCCCCACAGTGGAGGGGCCTGGGGCACCCCCATTCCTTGCTAGCAGCCTGCTCTCTGCAGCAGCCAAGGCCCAGCAGCCCCAGCTGCCCCCTCCCAGCACTTTACAGGGCCGAAGGCCCCGTGCCCAGGCCCCCTCAGCTTCCCATGCATCACCCCGTCCCTCTCAGCGGCGTCCTCGCCGGCCCCCAACTGTCTTGAGGTTGCTAGAAGGGGGAGGCCCTCAAAGCCCTAGACGGAGCCGTCCTCGGGCCCCTGCTCCTGTCCCtcagccctttcctctcccagaGCCGTCCCAGCCTATTCTCCCCTCTGTGCTGTCCCTACTGGGACTCCCCACCCCTGGCCCTTCCCACTCGGATGGAAGCTTTAACCTTTTGGGGTCAGATGcacaccttcctcctcccccagccctctCCTCAGGGAGCCCTCCCCAGCCCAGGCACCCCATTCAGCCCTCTCTGCCTGGGACCACCAGTGGCAGCCTCAGCAGTGTGCCAG gTGCCCCTGCCCCACCAGCTGCCTCCAAAGCCCCCGTAGTTCCCAGCCCTGTGCTTCAAAGCCCATGTGACaaagggctggggttgggggcaggcccagcctgccctctgcctcccttggCTGGTGAAGAGGCTTTCCCTTTCCCCAGCCCTGAGCAGGGCCTGGCGCTCAGCGGAGCTGGCTTCCCGGGGATGCTGGGGGCCTTGCCTCTCCCTCTGAGTCTGGGACAGCCTCCACCTTCTCCATTACTTAGCCACAGTTTATTTGGTGTGCTGGCTGGGGCAGGGCAGCCTCCTCCTGAGCCCCTGCTGCCCCCACCAGGGGGACCTGGCCCTCCCTTAGCCCCAGGCGAGCCCGAAGGGCCTTCACTCTTGGTGGCTTCTCTGCTCTCACCACCCCCTTCCgacctcctcccccctccttctgcaCCCCCTAGCAACCTCCTTGCCTCTTTTCTGCCCCTGTTGGCCCTGGGCCCCACAGCTGGGGATGGAGAAGGATCTGCAGAGGGAGCTGGGGGTCCAAATGGGGAGCCATTTTCAGGTTTGGGAGACCTGCCTCCCCTACTATTCCCCCCACTTTCAGCCCCACCCACCCTCATAGCTTTAAATTCTGCgctgctggctgccagcctggaTCCCCCATCGGGGACACCCCCCCAG CCCTGTGTCCTGAGTGCCCCCCAACCTGGACCACCTACCTCCAGTGTCACCACGGCAACTACTGACCAGGGGGCCTCCTCTCTGGGCAAGGCCCCCTCCAACTCAGGGAGACCCCCTCAACTTCTTAGCCCTCTGCTGAGTGCCAGCCTGCTGG GTGATCTGTCTTCACTGACCAGCAGCCCTGGAACCCTCCCCAGCCTGTTGCAGCCTCCTGGCCCTCTTATTTCCAGCCAGTTAGGACTGCAGCTCCTCCCTGGGGGGGGAGCGCCTCCCACCCTATCAGAGGCCTCTAGTCCCCTAGCCTGCCTGCTACAGAGTCTCCAG CAGATCCCTCCAGAGCAGCCAGACGCTCCTTGTCTGCCCCCTGAGAGCCCCGCCTCAGCCCTCGAACCGGAGCCTGCCCGGCCTCCCCTCAGTGCCTTAGCCCCACCCCATGGTTCTCCTGACCCCCCAGTCCCTGAGCTGCTCACTGGGAGGGGGTCAGGGAAACGGGGccggaggggaggagggggacttAGGGGCATTAACGGTGAGACCAGGCCTGGCAGAGGCCGAAAGCCGGGCAGCCGCCGAGAGCCTGGCCGGCTGGCACTCAAGTGGGGGACACGTGGTGGCTTCAATGGACAAATGGAACGGTCCCCAAGAAGGACTCACCATTGGCAGCATAATGGGGAGCTAGCTGAAGGGGGTGCTGAGCCCAAGGATCCACCCCTTCCTGGGCCCCATTCTGAGGACCTTAAG GTGCCCCCGGGGATAGTCAGAAAGTCTCGTCGTGGCCGGAGGAGAAAATACAA AAAGTCTCTCACCCAGCCTTGGGAAATTCACCTGGTGCTTGGGAGCTGTTCCTGA